CGGAAATTTTTCTTCCGGCTTTTTGTAGGCTTTGTTTAAAAAGGGATGAATACCATTTGGCCAGGCATATTTCCAGGTTTTTGGAGCTAATGTAATTACATCTTTTCCAGTAATCCGATAACCAATATTGAGTTGAGCGAAATTGGGTGGGTTTTCTGTATCAAGATTACCCAATATAACAAATAAAGAAGTCCCAACAAACCACCTTTTAAAAGTGCTGTCTTGTTTGGTATATTGCGCATTTACTTGCAAACTGCTTGCCAACACCAAGGCAAGTCCAAGCCATAAAATTTTCTTTTGCATATCTGTTTTTTTGTGTATTTAAATAATGATGTAAAATTAAATTGGGGAGATTCTTTAATTCTTCACTTAAGTTAAGAAATGATTTACGAGTTGCTTTTTTCAAAAATTATGCATCTTAGGCTGCTTAATATGTGATGTTTAAATAGCTTGCTAATTGGTGTTGTGGCACACATTTAAACGGTTACAAATAACTGTTTTTACTGATTATTGTATTTTAAAAATTAAACCCAAAATCAAGCCCCGGTTGAATAAAGTAGTTATTCCATTTTTGTTCTACTGCTTTAAAAGATTCCGGAACATTCGTTCTTACAGGCCAATAACTAAATCCAATAGCAGGTTCAAAAAAGAACCGGCCTTTAAAAAACTTAAACTGGTAACCTAAATAGAAATCCAGATATAGTGTGTATCCGTTTCCAATCTTTTCATTATTTTTATCCTTATATTTTTCGAAGGCATTTAATGCATAAACGGATGTATAGACTCCTTTCCACCAAAACCGTTGGTAGCCTATTTGAGGAGCAAGTATTCGTGCACTTCCCGGATAGTTGAGTCCCGGTGCATCAAATGATGGCCCAAAAGGGATACCTAATGGCCAGGCATAAGTTGATCTTTTAAATCTAAATTGAACAACATCTTTAGGTGTTATCCTATATCCAACATTTAATTGTATGTACTCAGGTGGATTTGGGTCATCAGGAATAAAATTTCCTAACATTAAAAGTGAACTCCCAATAAACCACTTTTTATAAGTGCTGTCTTGTTCTATATTTTGAGCAATTAACTGTAAATTGCTTGCCATCACTAAGGCAAGTCCAAACCATAAAATTTTCTTTTGCATATCTTTTTATTTAATCTTAAATGATGCCGCAAAAGTAAATTGGTGATATTCGATAGTTCGTTCACTTAAGTTAACAAAAGCATTTTAGCTCTTTTTTTCAAGAATTCTTCCTCTTAATCTGCTCAATGATTGTGGTTTTATACCAAGAAAACTTGCTAATTGGTGTTGCGGAACCCGCTGAATAAGGTCCGGTCTTTTTTGAAGTAAGTTCAGGTATCGTTGTTCGGGTGATGAAGTCTTAAACTCATCAAAGTCTATTTGTTTTTTGGCCAACAATTCTTCTGACAACATCCGGCACATGATTTCAAACTTTGGAAATTTTCTGTTTACTTCTACTGACATATCTGTATTTGAAACCAAGAGAATACAGTCTTCAACAGAACTTACAAAATAATCAGAAGTAGTTTTATATATTACACAATGTGGTGTCAAGCCTTCCATTTCTGTGTAGAAAGCTGTTGTTTTTTCTTCTCCGTCTATCATGTAATAAACCCGAATACAGCCTTTTAAGACAAAATAGCTCTCATGCGACTTCTGTCCTTCTTTGAGTAAAACCGTCCCTTTCTTTACCTGGTGAAATATATCTAACGATAGGAGTGCGTCTTTCTCACCTTCTGTCAGAGAAACGTATTTTGAAATAAAGTCAAATAGTATGTCGTGCATTGTTTTTTATGTTGTTATGTTATTGCCTAATGTTGCACTTACCATCAACTCAATATAATCGGAAGAAATATAGCAGAACATTATAGATGTCTATTAAGCTGCATACTTTATTTTCAAGCCAATGGAATGATGCTGTTAACGTTGATTTACTTCTGCCTTCAAATCATTCAGTAACGAATAATTCTTCAAGAAGGTTGGAAAGGACGACTTTAAGTCCTGATTGTTTGAATTTTTGAATGTGTATTCATATTAAGACTTTTTTTATTTGTTATCATTTCAGTCAATGTATTAGAATTACATTCTTCAATAACTATTGGATTTTCGCTGCCAGACCCCATCCATTGGCCTGTTCTATTACCACACAATGCACTACATTTTTCCCTTTTTTCAAAGGTAAGATCAGTTTATTACTTTCTATCTCCATATGCCCCATAAACTGAACTCCTTTTGATCTGAATGTATTATTCCCATTGAATAACAGCATACCGTTAAGATAAACTAAGATTTTATCACTGTAATCAAAAGAAAAAATTCTCGTTGTTTCAGTTTTTTCGGTCCATTCATGTTTAGCGATAGTGTAAGCTTCTGTGTTTTCATCAAAATTGCCAAAATTGGCCTTTGAGATGTATTTGGAAATAGGTAAAAGACCTGAATCTTCAGATGTAACATTTTGGTAATCAAGATTGTCGAAATTTTTCGGTAATGACGTTTCATCTATTAATTCAAAAGCATCAGTTAATTGCCATTGTGTAATCAATCCTTCTGTAGGGATGGAAGACACTGAGATGCCAGTCAAAGATATATCTGTAACATTTTCGCTATACCTAAAATTAGCAAACTGATTTTCAAAAAGCGAAAATAATCCTATAGAGCCGGAATTACAGTCTGTCCTTAGTTTGTCAACAGTCAGTACCTTTGTATCATTGACATAAATATCAGCAATTTGATGTTGAAACACTACTTTTAGTTTGTTCCATCCTGTTTGATTAAATGCGACTTGAGCCTGATACTCTTTGTACAATTGCCAATTGGATTCTCCATTGTAAATAGGTGTATATTGAATCGCATCAACTTGCCCGTTTTTATGTGTTCGCATATAGACATCTTCCATATTGAGGTCTTTTTGTCTGAAAATTATGCCGGCAAAACTCCTTTTACTATTGGCAAATACATCTACTTCAACTGTTCCTGAACTCAAATTTATTTGTTTCGCAAAAATTTTGCCTTTTAATTTTACAGTTTGTTGACCTTCGAAAGACTCAAATGTAACCTTTGCACCATTATATAAATCCCAATTGGATGTATCTAAGGGGATAAGGGTTTGTCCATTGATATTAAAATTGCAATACATTAATATTAGCTGTACAAATAAAATTTTCAATTTAAACATATTCATCTTTTTAATTTCTATTCTGATATTATTTTGATTTGGTTTTTTATGACTTATTTTTTAAAACAAAATATTCATAAGCCACTTTCCCTATCTCTGCAATAATCTGTTCATTGGTTTCTTCATTCTCTTTTGAATCAGTCACAAAAACACTGATGATAAAATACTGGCCATCAGGTAAAAATACAATGCCGATATCATTCGTTGCGGCAGTGAGACCTTCTACATTGGTGCCGGATGAACCTGTTTTGTGTGCTACAACAGTTCCATCAGGTAAAAGTCCTTTTAATCTTTTTAGGCCCGTGGAAGTCTCTTTCATCGTGGTCCATAAAAAGTTGTAACTTGTTTCTGAAAGCAGTTTTAAGTCTTTATTATAGAATTTCCTTAACATCTCACTGGCGGCTCTTGGAGTGGTCCAGTTTTGATACATATTTTCCCATTTCGCTTGCATGACTTCTTCGTTGATTTTGATCGAGATATCAGTAATCCCAGTACTTTTTATATAATGTTCTACGGTTTGCGGCGTTCCGATGAGCCTTATCAAAACATCACATGCTACATTGTCACTTTGGGAGACAGAATATTGTATCAGTCGGGAGATAGTAAAACTGCCTCCATCAGGATTTTCTTCTCTTAATGGGCTCCAAAGGTCTGGTAGCATTTCTTCCTTTTTTATATTTACTTCCTGGTCCAAGGATAATTTGCCTTTATCAATTTCTGAAAGAACGGCTACAGCTATGTGGAATTTAAATACACTTTGCAATACACAATGCCTGTCACCATTAATAGATAGTGTGTCTTTTCCATTATTTCCAATGATGGACACACCCACTGTTGCATTTTTTGATGCAATGATTTGGATTATTTGGTTTCTCAATGTTTCTGTTGGTTCAGTGTTGTTTTTACAGCCAAATAGCCAGATTAAAATTATTAATAAGTGAAATGGTTTAAACATGATTTTTACTACTTTTTTAATTTATTAAGAAATCCCCCCAACCAAATACAGATCCAAAAAGCCACATTTACCTTCTGCACTTAACCCAAACCCGATAGTGATAAAGGTCAAAATGTTTGATGTCACAAACAGAATGCCAGTATTTCTTTCAAAAGCTATCAGACTTTCTGATAATGACTGCCCGATACCAAAAGCCAAAAAAGCAGACAAAAACAAAATGCCCATTGGTTTAAAGTAGAGTATTTCATACAATTTTGATTATATGTCCCGCCAAGATAATGCCTAAAATTGAGCATAATAGAACTATCAGACCATCTTTAGACCAATATCGGATTTTATCTGATGTAAGTTTATCAAGATAATAACCAAAGTGGATTATTACGATTTTCGTCGGTGTGGTAAATAATGATACAGTGTAGATCCGGATTCTGGATTTTGACTTCTCAACATAAGCTGATAGTCGCAGTTTGCAACTGCTGTGCTATACATTAATAATTATTATGAAATCCGACTATTCTTACCCAGGTTTCAGTCTGAAACAAGCCTGATAAATGCAGCTTGACCAAACATATTTTCCTATGACCTCAATGGGAACAGAATTGAAAGTATTTTGCAAGGTGTCAATATGTGCTAACCAATTGCTTTACCCATTTTACTTCAACTTATTTTAGAAGAGAAAATAATTAATAAATATCGATATAAATGTTGGTTATACTTATCCACTTTGAAATGAGAAACTTCAGAGTGGTTTGCAAAATGTTCAGGTTTTTGCAAATATCTTTAAAACAGTTGACTTTTCTTCATTGTAATAATACGATTCCCTAAGATCTGATTATTGTCGCTTAATAAAAAAGCATGAATAAATGATTTAACATTCTGCTCCTGAAAGGACATCATAGTTTATATTCAATTAACATTCACGTAATTTGAGTTGAATAGCTTTGTGACTTAATTATTAAACAAACAGATGTATGAAAACAAGAGAATTGATTTTATTAGTTTCATTAACTTTTATGATTTATGCAGCACATACCCAATCCGTAATTAACATAAAAGAGAAAAATACATTAACATCTAAAGAACTAAAGGAAGTAAAAAGTATTAATTTTTTGGATGGAAATCTGAGATTAAATCTTACTTCAGGTGATCTTTTAACTTATGCACTTTCTGAAGTGCAAAAAATTGATTTCGATAAAACCATCAGCTCTATTGGAGATGAACTGAATATTAAAGGCGCTTCGGCTTTAATTTATCCCAATCCTTCGAATGGAAATGAAGTCACTATCATCCGACAAAAATAGAAAAAGTGAATCAACTTGAGTTAACACTTTGATTATCAATGGTATTTTTCTTGTTTTCATCTGATTTTTGAAGGTGACCCCTTGTATCTTCTTTTTTCTTTTGCCGTTTACGAATCCTTCTTGATGTCAGGGTATTTCCAAAAATATCTTGCTGTCCAACCAATGGATCTTCTTTTTCATAATATTTGTTCTTCGCTTTTACAGTTTCTACCAAATCTAGCATGCTGATTAGGTGAATTCGGACTGTACAGGCTACTGTAGAAAAAGCTTTCTGTGGTGCATTTTGCTTTTGTATGACCGTTAATAATAATTGGGCTATGAGGGTGCACCAAATTTGTGTTTTGATTGCTGTTTCGTTTTCTCCATAAAAGTAATGGAGCTGAAAATTTTGTTTTAACTTCTTAAATAAAAGCTCAATATCCCATCTTTTTTTGTAACAAGCAGCTACTTCTTCCGCAGTTAGTTCTTCAAAACTATTTGTTAAGAAGGCGTAAGGCATCCCTTTCTCATCGTAATAAGTTATTAGTCTTAAGCGTAGTACTTTTTCTTCTTTGTTCTCTTTGTATTGCAATTCTATGATTTGATCTTTATGTACACCGTGTTCCTTGCCTTTTAAGGATGGATTTTCGATCGTACTTACGATGGTATATTTAGCATTTGACTTTTTACGGGTGATGAAGAAGACCTTGTTTTGTGACCATTTGGCAAACTGAAGATAGTGATTGTAGGCTCGGTCAAATACCATCAAGCTGTGTGGTTTAACGTCCAGTAACTCCAAAAATTTCTTGTCATGTGTTCTAGCCGGTGTGATGGCGATAAACTGGCCTATTTGTTCAAAGGCGTTGATGACCATGTGTACCTTAGCTCCACCTTTTTTCTTTCCATCATCTTTGCGATTACGGCCTACTCCTTTGAGTACTTCGGTAAATAATCGGATAGTAGTTGAATCTATAAGTAGCATCTGCTGAAACTGTTTGCCTAGAGTCTTGCTGTCCGACAAAAACGATGAATACTCTTTGACCAAGGCAAAGTACAAGTCCTCAAAAAATTTATCCGATCTCTTTCGCATCCCATCGCTGAATGTACTCTTCGCAGGTACTTTCCCGAGACTTAAATACTGTAATTTACCTGATAAACCCACCATTCCATCTATGATTTCAGCAATCGAATCACATCGACTCAAGATAGCAAACATCAGAGACACAAAATGATCCCATGTCTTAAATTCTTTGTAATAGCGGTCGCTTTGATGTTTCGATACTAATTGGCTAAATACTGTTTTGCTCACCATTTTTATGATTTGAGCGAAAATCGGCTGTCCGACAAATTTTATCGTCGTATCTTTGTCCATGTCGTTTTATTGTTTGTGGTAAAACTTCTAAACGACAATTTAGGGGCGTTTGATCACCAAACGTCCCTCTCTTTAATTTTTTAGTCGGACACTAGTGAAATGAAGTATTAAATCTGATTTTCAATTCACCCTATCAGTCACCGGTAACATTGACT
The genomic region above belongs to Saprospiraceae bacterium and contains:
- a CDS encoding IS4 family transposase — its product is MDKDTTIKFVGQPIFAQIIKMVSKTVFSQLVSKHQSDRYYKEFKTWDHFVSLMFAILSRCDSIAEIIDGMVGLSGKLQYLSLGKVPAKSTFSDGMRKRSDKFFEDLYFALVKEYSSFLSDSKTLGKQFQQMLLIDSTTIRLFTEVLKGVGRNRKDDGKKKGGAKVHMVINAFEQIGQFIAITPARTHDKKFLELLDVKPHSLMVFDRAYNHYLQFAKWSQNKVFFITRKKSNAKYTIVSTIENPSLKGKEHGVHKDQIIELQYKENKEEKVLRLRLITYYDEKGMPYAFLTNSFEELTAEEVAACYKKRWDIELLFKKLKQNFQLHYFYGENETAIKTQIWCTLIAQLLLTVIQKQNAPQKAFSTVACTVRIHLISMLDLVETVKAKNKYYEKEDPLVGQQDIFGNTLTSRRIRKRQKKKEDTRGHLQKSDENKKNTIDNQSVNSS
- the bla gene encoding class A beta-lactamase, subclass A2, whose product is MFKPFHLLIILIWLFGCKNNTEPTETLRNQIIQIIASKNATVGVSIIGNNGKDTLSINGDRHCVLQSVFKFHIAVAVLSEIDKGKLSLDQEVNIKKEEMLPDLWSPLREENPDGGSFTISRLIQYSVSQSDNVACDVLIRLIGTPQTVEHYIKSTGITDISIKINEEVMQAKWENMYQNWTTPRAASEMLRKFYNKDLKLLSETSYNFLWTTMKETSTGLKRLKGLLPDGTVVAHKTGSSGTNVEGLTAATNDIGIVFLPDGQYFIISVFVTDSKENEETNEQIIAEIGKVAYEYFVLKNKS
- a CDS encoding cyclic nucleotide-binding domain-containing protein yields the protein MHDILFDFISKYVSLTEGEKDALLSLDIFHQVKKGTVLLKEGQKSHESYFVLKGCIRVYYMIDGEEKTTAFYTEMEGLTPHCVIYKTTSDYFVSSVEDCILLVSNTDMSVEVNRKFPKFEIMCRMLSEELLAKKQIDFDEFKTSSPEQRYLNLLQKRPDLIQRVPQHQLASFLGIKPQSLSRLRGRILEKKS
- a CDS encoding DUF1080 domain-containing protein; this translates as MYCNFNINGQTLIPLDTSNWDLYNGAKVTFESFEGQQTVKLKGKIFAKQINLSSGTVEVDVFANSKRSFAGIIFRQKDLNMEDVYMRTHKNGQVDAIQYTPIYNGESNWQLYKEYQAQVAFNQTGWNKLKVVFQHQIADIYVNDTKVLTVDKLRTDCNSGSIGLFSLFENQFANFRYSENVTDISLTGISVSSIPTEGLITQWQLTDAFELIDETSLPKNFDNLDYQNVTSEDSGLLPISKYISKANFGNFDENTEAYTIAKHEWTEKTETTRIFSFDYSDKILVYLNGMLLFNGNNTFRSKGVQFMGHMEIESNKLILPLKKGKNVVHCVVIEQANGWGLAAKIQ